A stretch of DNA from Triticum dicoccoides isolate Atlit2015 ecotype Zavitan chromosome 2A, WEW_v2.0, whole genome shotgun sequence:
AGGATGTTGGTGAGCCGCTCCTTGGCCGTCACGAGGTCGTTTTGCAGCTTGTCGTAGGCCTCTGCATCATCAGCAAGGACAGCAGTTACAGATACACAGAAGTGATCTACCTAAGCTTGGACTATGCAGGAAGTTTCATGGAGGTAagattttgttcaccgaccgactcCCTCCCCGATGACCTTCTGCATCGCTTCCAGCTCGATCAGCCTGTCTTCGTTTGCCTGCGCGCACACACGGAAGAAATCAAAATCAGGCTGGAATTAATCAATTGGAACAAATTTTACCACACACTCAAGAGGCAAGAGCAGAGGAAGCAGGGAGCTGAAGATAGTTGGCAGTACAGACCGCTGTCCTGGTGACCGCGAACTTGATCTGCGCGATCTCCCGCTGGATGTGGTCGAAGAAGCCCTTGTTGAGCCTGGGGCGGAGCCTGCCGATCTCGATCTCGATCTCCCGCGCGTCCGTGTCCAGGAAGAACTCCACCAGCCCGGCGTCCGTCTCAGGTATCACCCGCGCCTGCACTCACGCGGCCATGCCAGTGTCATCTCGTCAGCTTTCAGCTCAGGCCGGCCACGTACACATGGGGCGTGCTCGACGGAATGGCAATTGATGAATGAATTACCGTACCTCGCGCTCCTTGCGGCGGCGCTCCTGCTCCTCCTTGACCTGGAGGTCGAAGGCGGCGCGCGCGTCGGCGTCGCTGTCGAGGCGGCGCCGGAACTCGAGGCGCGAGATGTGGCCCGGCTGCGGCGGCGCCAGGATGCCCTCCGGGTCCTGCGTCCCAAACCGAGCGCGTCAGTCAGTCAACACCGGCAGTTGAGCGGAGCTGGTATTGGTATTTGTACGTACCCATCCGATGCAGGAGATCTTGTTGGCGACGGCGCGGCGGGCGGTGGGCGCGCGGCGGGGCGCGAGGAGCGGGAAGCGCTGGAGGAtggcgccgagggaggaggaggtggacgcCATGGCCGGACCCGGAGCAGCCGCGCGCGCGAGGATGGAATGGACGTTATCCCTTCGACGATGGAGCGAGTGTGGGATGCTGATGATAAGGGAATAGCACCACTGGAGAGCACACCATTCAATCTCTATTTGGCCCATTGGGCCGGCCCACCTACTGTCAAGTTCCATCGTTCGTTCATTCTGCATTGAAAATTTTAAGTTTTCAAACTTTCGACAAATTTCAGAACGAAATTTACACAATTACAAATTTTTGAAAAATTCCGAGCCTTCAAAGTTCCAAGTTTGAACTTCCAAGATTTTTCAACTTTCCAACATTTGAACTTTTGAGATTTTAAACCTACACAAAATTTAGAACTttcagttttttctttcttttgctcTTTTGAACACGACGCACACCCCACCCCACCACCGCAAAACACAAAACTTAGGATAGCGCGTTAACTTCTCCCAAAATAAATGAGAGCTTGAACTCTCACAAGCATTTATATATCTTTGTATTAGCGAAACATGGTTGGTCGTGCCATATTCCTAGGGCACTCTGTTTTGTCAATCACATAACCTGAGTAGCATACAATGATACAAACATGTGCATGTGTTAAATAGGCAAACCCTCAGTTTATTGCTGTTGATGCCGATCGACTCCGAACTCTAGCCGCATTTGGTGGTGGCCACGATGGGGCTCCAAACGTGATGATTCTTCCCGTCCGACCACTCGATGCCGCCGAACACGTAGTTGGCAGCCTCTACGGGGTCGTGGACTTGAAACGTCACCTTGAAATGTTTCTCCACATCTGGATTCTCACCGTCAAAGCTCAGCGTGCTGGGGTTCACAGTGACTGTCACCCCGGGTGGCTGCGTGATGCTGACGGTGTACGACACCGCCCCGCCGCCCACATTCCTCACCCTACGCTTCACGGTGAAGCTGCCAGAGGAGGGCAGGCAGGGCGCGGAGATGGACGGATAGTTGAGGTCCTCGGGGTGGTTGTCGTCCTTGCTGCACTTGAACGGGTTGGAGTCGGTGCCGTGGAACACACAGTTGAGCACCGTCCAAAGTTCCTCCAGCGGGAGCGGGAGGGAGACCGGGAGGAGGCCCTGGGTGTTGGTGGGCCTCATGGAGCAGATGAAGTTGAGGTAGTCGTGCGTCGTGGTGTCGTACACCAGGCCCGGGTCCAGGGCCCTGGCCGGGTTCACGTGGCCCGAGCCGTAGCTGAACGGCGTGGCGGCCCTGCCCGTCTCATCCCGGATCCCGACACCGTCGTTGCCTCCCCTGTTGGCTGTACAAAGAAACAGTTATTACTTAAGCACATGGGATTTTGTGTGGTGTGAAATGTTGGCGGAATTGCGTACCGGTGGTCATGATGGCGGAATAGACCATGTTTGGGTTCCATTTCGGGTACTTCGCCCTGAGCAGGCCGGCGATGCCGGCCACGTGCGGACACGACATGGAGGTGCCGGACTCTACCATGTAGGCGACAGGGCGGCTGTCGGAAGCCAGGCCCGTCGGCGAGACCTCCTGGCTGTACGCGGCGATCACGTTCACGCCTGGCGCGATGATGTCGGGCTTGAGGATCTGAGGGGTGATGGTGTTGGGCCCACGGGATGAGAAGGCTGCCATCACCGGCGATGGCTTCACACCCACCTCTG
This window harbors:
- the LOC119352843 gene encoding uncharacterized protein LOC119352843 isoform X1, producing the protein MASTSSSLGAILQRFPLLAPRRAPTARRAVANKISCIGWDPEGILAPPQPGHISRLEFRRRLDSDADARAAFDLQVKEEQERRRKEREARVIPETDAGLVEFFLDTDAREIEIEIGRLRPRLNKGFFDHIQREIAQIKFAVTRTAANEDRLIELEAMQKVIGEGVEAYDKLQNDLVTAKERLTNILQSKDRKKTLLDMVERNELNMSILTLLDENIASAKTSNQEEAVAFMEDVRSSMLKYITV